From Woronichinia naegeliana WA131, the proteins below share one genomic window:
- a CDS encoding PIN domain-containing protein — protein sequence MNNRIFIDTWGWLTLNDAGERQHEQVAELYHNLIAEKTLIYTTTFVLDETFTLFFKRLNSYQAKQAMLQLSNAFKTEQFHLIQINETRFNQTQILRLKYIDKPKISFADLSSMVVMQEFNIQHILTEDSHFIQVGLGFECKP from the coding sequence ATGAATAATCGTATTTTTATAGATACTTGGGGTTGGCTAACGCTAAATGATGCGGGAGAACGTCAACATGAACAGGTTGCAGAATTATATCACAATCTAATTGCAGAGAAAACGCTAATTTATACCACAACTTTTGTTCTTGATGAAACATTTACCTTATTTTTTAAACGCTTAAATTCTTATCAAGCCAAACAAGCAATGTTGCAACTTTCTAATGCCTTCAAAACAGAGCAGTTCCATCTAATTCAAATTAATGAAACTCGCTTTAATCAAACCCAAATATTAAGATTAAAATATATTGATAAACCTAAAATTTCTTTTGCAGATTTATCCTCAATGGTTGTTATGCAGGAATTCAATATCCAACATATTTTGACGGAAGATTCTCATTTTATTCAAGTTGGCTTAGGATTCGAGTGTAAACCTTAA
- a CDS encoding TdeIII family type II restriction endonuclease, translated as MKTEIQSVIKVMMDSVLYRVLEKDPFLKDKHRAEKPLYAALVPDEIFKSSHFERRFVTTFGKIWETLAVVAANQGLGYGERQYPIMGNISEEKLRRITEILNHLEHRQVNEKKVKPDWNTELSYILEDKSQATIPVKIICDVYAKNTTTGEAYSFELKAPLPNSDQTKVSKEKLLKLYCMEPRQVMGAYYALPYNPYGTKANYSWSFPARWFNMNTDEVVLIGDEFWEKIGGSGTYQIFIDALNEIGFEYKQRIYTEYLGINPPEDNQWFL; from the coding sequence ATGAAAACAGAAATTCAATCAGTAATAAAAGTGATGATGGATAGTGTTCTTTATCGGGTTTTAGAAAAAGATCCATTTTTAAAAGATAAACACAGAGCAGAAAAACCCTTATATGCTGCTTTAGTGCCAGATGAGATATTTAAGTCTTCTCATTTTGAAAGACGTTTTGTTACGACTTTTGGAAAAATTTGGGAAACGCTTGCTGTAGTAGCGGCAAATCAAGGTTTAGGATATGGAGAAAGACAATATCCAATTATGGGAAATATCAGTGAAGAAAAACTTAGACGCATCACGGAAATTTTGAATCATTTAGAACATCGTCAGGTAAACGAAAAAAAAGTTAAACCTGATTGGAATACCGAATTATCTTATATTTTGGAGGATAAATCTCAGGCTACTATACCAGTTAAGATTATTTGTGATGTTTATGCAAAGAACACAACAACTGGCGAGGCTTATTCTTTTGAGTTAAAGGCCCCATTACCAAATAGTGATCAAACAAAGGTTAGTAAGGAAAAATTATTAAAATTATATTGTATGGAACCACGTCAAGTTATGGGAGCTTACTACGCACTGCCGTATAACCCCTATGGAACAAAAGCAAATTATTCATGGAGTTTCCCAGCCAGATGGTTTAATATGAATACAGATGAAGTTGTGCTAATCGGTGATGAATTTTGGGAAAAGATAGGGGGCAGCGGAACTTACCAAATATTTATTGATGCGCTAAACGAAATTGGATTTGAATATAAACAACGAATTTATACAGAATACCTTGGGATAAATCCTCCAGAAGATAACCAATGGTTTTTGTAG
- a CDS encoding site-specific DNA-methyltransferase, with translation MGKGKPSIPQNVTFATHLAELNLNWTESDLPEKERTKHVHRLHPYLGKFIPQIVEIFLRKFFRPGQTILDPFSGSGTTLVQANELGINSIGYDVSAFNILLTKVKTNYYNLKNVRQEIFDILNKTEQITQSGSHQLSLWNNDYTVFNHHAAGDYLMNWFAPNSRHELLTYRELIKEYKNQDLLKIILSRAARSARLTTHFDLDFPKEPQIKPYWCYKHNRICSPTETAYQFLKRYSIDTIQRIEKFDSLRTDASTCAFHTDSRVEQIPLIDGVITSPPYVGLIDYHQQHKYAYELLNLEDYKELEIGSAQKGSSKKAQLEYQESIAKVLNNATKSMKAGGYLIIIAADKYNLYSEIAKRCNLEEEAILQRQVNRRTGRRSSEFYESVFIWKKK, from the coding sequence TTGGGAAAGGGTAAGCCTAGTATCCCCCAAAATGTTACCTTTGCTACTCATTTGGCAGAACTAAATTTGAATTGGACAGAAAGTGATCTACCTGAAAAAGAAAGAACTAAGCACGTCCATCGCTTGCATCCTTATCTAGGTAAGTTTATCCCACAAATAGTTGAAATTTTTTTAAGAAAGTTTTTCCGTCCAGGTCAAACAATTTTAGACCCATTTTCTGGTTCTGGCACGACATTAGTTCAGGCGAATGAACTTGGTATAAATTCTATCGGCTACGATGTTTCTGCTTTTAATATTTTGTTGACAAAAGTAAAAACTAATTACTATAATCTAAAAAATGTTCGTCAAGAAATTTTTGATATTTTGAATAAGACAGAGCAAATCACTCAGTCAGGAAGTCATCAGCTATCTCTTTGGAATAACGATTATACCGTCTTTAATCATCATGCGGCTGGTGATTATTTAATGAATTGGTTTGCTCCCAATTCTAGACATGAATTATTAACCTATCGAGAATTAATTAAGGAGTACAAGAATCAAGACCTTCTTAAAATCATTCTTTCTAGAGCGGCAAGATCCGCACGTCTAACAACCCATTTTGATCTTGATTTTCCTAAAGAACCACAAATAAAACCTTATTGGTGCTACAAACACAACAGAATTTGCTCTCCTACGGAAACAGCTTATCAATTCTTAAAAAGATACAGTATTGACACAATTCAGCGAATTGAAAAATTTGACTCACTACGTACTGATGCCAGCACCTGCGCTTTTCACACTGATAGCCGTGTTGAACAAATCCCATTAATTGATGGAGTGATTACAAGCCCTCCTTATGTTGGTTTAATTGATTACCATCAACAACACAAATATGCTTACGAACTTCTGAACCTTGAAGATTATAAAGAACTTGAAATTGGGTCTGCTCAAAAAGGTTCTAGTAAAAAAGCGCAATTAGAGTATCAAGAATCTATAGCAAAAGTCTTAAATAACGCTACTAAATCTATGAAAGCTGGTGGTTATTTAATTATTATTGCAGCAGATAAATATAATTTATATTCTGAGATAGCAAAAAGGTGTAATCTTGAAGAAGAAGCTATTTTACAACGCCAAGTAAATCGTAGGACAGGTCGTCGTTCTAGTGAATTCTATGAATCGGTATTTATTTGGAAAAAAAAGTAA
- a CDS encoding DUF433 domain-containing protein, protein MFDRITFNPQIMGGRACIRGMRITVSLVVSLVANGLTSTEIIQEYPDLELEDIQAALQYVAFLANEEIHPVINEAAA, encoded by the coding sequence ATGTTTGATCGAATTACCTTTAATCCTCAGATCATGGGAGGACGAGCTTGTATTCGTGGTATGAGAATCACCGTATCGTTGGTAGTAAGTCTTGTCGCCAATGGATTAACCTCAACCGAAATTATTCAGGAATATCCTGATTTAGAATTAGAAGATATTCAAGCTGCGCTGCAATATGTCGCCTTTTTAGCTAATGAAGAGATTCATCCCGTCATCAACGAGGCTGCTGCATGA
- a CDS encoding DUF5615 family PIN-like protein, which yields MGVSMTVVQALREQNYDAIHLREQGLQRLPDPTILIKAKQENRIILTFDLDFSELLAINRENLPGVVIFRLQKTIPHFVADRLLESLPLYKENLIQGAILIIEDSRYRLRHLPI from the coding sequence ATGGGAGTGTCAATGACCGTAGTTCAGGCATTGAGAGAGCAAAATTATGATGCAATTCATCTTCGAGAACAAGGACTTCAGCGACTCCCCGATCCTACAATTTTGATTAAAGCAAAACAGGAAAACCGAATTATTCTGACATTTGACCTGGATTTTAGTGAACTTTTGGCTATTAATCGGGAAAATTTACCCGGCGTTGTTATCTTTCGTCTTCAAAAAACAATCCCCCATTTTGTTGCCGATCGCCTATTAGAATCGTTGCCATTGTACAAAGAAAACTTAATTCAAGGAGCTATTTTGATTATTGAAGATAGCCGTTATCGCTTACGTCATTTGCCAATTTAA
- a CDS encoding NAD(P)H-quinone oxidoreductase subunit F, which yields MLESLSQVVWLVPCYALLGAVLAIPWSPGIIRQTGPRPAGYISIAMTAIALVHSLLALKFIWDKPAIDLSFPWLHAANLDISLDFEVSAVNVAALVLITGLNLAAQIYAVGYLEMDWGWARFFSLMALFEAGLCTLVLCDSLFFSYVVLEILTLGTYMLIGYWFNQSLVVTGARDAFLTKRVGDLILLMGVVALLPLAGTWNYHGLAAWAATANLDPTLATLLCLALIAGPLGKCAQFPLHLWLDEAMEGPLPATVLRNTLVVATGAWVLVKIQPILTLSPLALTVMMAIGATTAIGASLIAIAQIDIKRSLSYTVSAFMGLIFIAVATGETNTALQLILTYTLAMAILVMCVGGIVWNNVTQDLTQYGGLWSRRPISALSYLAGIVSLIALPPFGNFWAWLKLAETWNEQNPILLGVLLFVNTLTAFSVTREFCLIFGGKPKPMTVRSPEALWPLVVPMVITVGFSLHSPLILKQWHLLPDFADINLTFTSILIASSLIGISSSAFIYLNPAIAKPIQLPIKPLQDFFAYDLYTAQIYKVTIVAIVGGISYIVNWFDKFIVDGFVNLVGVVTLFSGQSLKYNVTGQTQFYVLSIVLGLTLIGALLSYPFLHQFF from the coding sequence ATGTTAGAGAGCCTCAGCCAGGTCGTCTGGCTAGTACCTTGTTATGCCCTATTAGGGGCAGTTTTAGCCATACCCTGGTCGCCAGGCATCATTCGCCAAACGGGGCCGAGACCTGCTGGTTATATTAGCATTGCCATGACCGCGATCGCCCTAGTGCATAGTTTATTAGCATTGAAATTTATCTGGGATAAACCCGCCATTGACCTATCCTTTCCCTGGTTACACGCCGCAAACTTAGATATTAGCCTCGACTTTGAAGTATCCGCCGTCAATGTGGCCGCTCTGGTCTTAATTACAGGCTTAAACCTCGCCGCGCAAATCTATGCGGTGGGCTATCTGGAGATGGATTGGGGCTGGGCCAGATTTTTCTCCCTCATGGCTCTCTTTGAGGCGGGACTTTGCACCCTAGTACTGTGTGACTCCCTTTTCTTTAGCTATGTCGTACTAGAAATATTGACTTTGGGAACCTATATGCTGATTGGCTATTGGTTCAACCAATCCCTGGTAGTGACGGGCGCGAGGGATGCCTTTTTGACTAAACGGGTGGGAGATTTAATCCTACTGATGGGGGTCGTGGCCTTGCTGCCGTTGGCGGGAACTTGGAACTATCACGGTTTAGCAGCTTGGGCGGCCACCGCTAATCTTGACCCGACCTTGGCGACCTTACTCTGTCTAGCTTTGATTGCTGGCCCCCTCGGTAAATGCGCTCAGTTTCCCTTGCATCTTTGGTTAGATGAGGCAATGGAAGGCCCCCTACCTGCTACCGTTTTGCGTAATACCTTAGTTGTGGCCACAGGTGCTTGGGTATTAGTTAAAATTCAACCGATTTTAACTCTTTCTCCCCTAGCGTTAACGGTAATGATGGCCATTGGGGCAACTACGGCGATCGGGGCTTCCTTAATTGCGATCGCCCAGATAGATATTAAACGCTCCTTGTCCTATACCGTTAGTGCGTTCATGGGATTAATATTTATTGCGGTGGCAACGGGCGAAACTAATACAGCCTTGCAATTAATCTTAACCTATACCCTCGCCATGGCCATCTTAGTCATGTGTGTAGGTGGCATTGTTTGGAATAACGTAACCCAGGATTTAACCCAATATGGTGGGCTTTGGTCGCGTCGTCCGATCTCTGCCTTAAGTTATCTAGCGGGCATTGTTTCCTTAATTGCTTTACCTCCCTTTGGCAACTTTTGGGCTTGGTTGAAATTAGCGGAAACATGGAATGAACAAAACCCCATTTTATTAGGTGTTTTATTATTTGTTAATACCCTCACAGCCTTTAGTGTCACCCGTGAATTTTGTTTGATATTTGGCGGTAAACCGAAACCGATGACTGTGCGATCGCCTGAAGCATTATGGCCCTTAGTTGTGCCGATGGTGATTACCGTAGGCTTTTCTTTACATAGCCCCTTAATTTTAAAACAATGGCATTTATTACCCGATTTTGCCGATATTAACTTGACTTTTACTAGCATTTTAATTGCCTCTAGTTTAATTGGTATTAGTAGTTCCGCTTTTATCTATCTTAATCCCGCCATTGCTAAACCGATTCAGTTACCCATTAAACCTCTACAAGATTTCTTTGCCTACGATCTTTATACCGCCCAAATCTACAAAGTCACTATCGTGGCGATCGTCGGAGGAATTTCCTACATTGTTAATTGGTTTGACAAATTTATTGTGGATGGATTCGTTAATTTAGTTGGCGTAGTAACTCTTTTTAGTGGTCAAAGTCTGAAATACAATGTTACAGGGCAAACCCAATTTTATGTCCTTTCCATTGTCTTAGGATTAACCCTCATTGGAGCCTTATTAAGCTATCCTTTCCTTCATCAATTTTTCTAA
- a CDS encoding carbonic anhydrase yields MATVLGSNLINAPVANAQNKDITPDEALKKLVEGNDRFVNQKRTNRNQTKERLVEVAKGQEPFAAILGCADSRVPGEIVFDQGLGDLFVCRVAGNIATPEDVGSLEFGTLVLGAKVLVVMGHTSCGAVKAAIQGGELPGSIGSLIKSIDIGSVAPKSEVPGDVDKAAQANVNHQVETLKKSPILSDLIAKDKLKIVGAYYDLDTGKVAILS; encoded by the coding sequence ATGGCAACAGTCTTAGGCTCTAATCTCATTAATGCTCCCGTTGCTAATGCTCAAAATAAAGACATTACGCCCGATGAAGCCCTTAAAAAGTTAGTGGAAGGGAATGATCGCTTTGTAAACCAAAAACGCACCAATCGCAATCAAACGAAAGAACGTTTAGTCGAAGTCGCCAAGGGACAAGAACCCTTTGCCGCCATTTTAGGTTGTGCCGATTCTCGCGTACCAGGTGAGATTGTTTTTGATCAAGGTTTGGGTGATTTGTTCGTCTGTCGTGTGGCGGGTAATATCGCCACCCCTGAAGACGTTGGCAGCCTAGAATTTGGAACCTTAGTGTTAGGCGCGAAAGTTCTAGTGGTTATGGGTCACACCAGTTGTGGAGCCGTTAAAGCTGCGATTCAAGGGGGAGAATTACCAGGCTCCATTGGTAGTCTCATTAAGAGTATTGATATTGGTAGTGTCGCTCCAAAAAGTGAGGTGCCTGGCGATGTAGATAAAGCTGCTCAAGCTAATGTTAATCATCAGGTTGAAACCTTAAAAAAATCACCTATTCTGAGTGATTTAATTGCTAAAGATAAACTGAAAATTGTCGGAGCTTACTATGACTTAGATACGGGCAAGGTTGCTATCCTAAGTTAG
- a CDS encoding NADH-quinone oxidoreductase subunit M has protein sequence MLTTLLIIPLIGALIVGFFPGNLEAKKLRQITEVFAVITLFWSLYLLSRFDLSNPQFQFQEYFPWIPQLGLTYSLGVDGLSLPLIILNGLLTGVAIYSIGPNLDRSRLYYALILFINAGISGALMAENLLLFIIFYELELIPFYLMIAIWGGEKRGYASIKFLLYTAISGLLVLAAFLGIGLLGNQGLFDYGSISTGVFSEQTKYLLLILILVGFGIKIPLVPLHTWLPDAYTEASPATAILLGGILAKLGTYGVIRFGLQLFPETWASLSPILAIIGTITVMYGALAAIAQRDIKRMVAYSSIGHMGYILVAAAAGTELSVLGAVAQMISHGLILALLFHLVGIVERKAGTRDLDVLNGLMNPIRGLPLTSALLITAGMASAGIPGLVGFVSEFIVFQGSFTAFPIPTLLCILASGLTAVYFVILLNRTCFGKLDNKLAYYPKVLPSENIPALVLTAIIFFLGIQPNFLVKWIQPTTDHLIAQTPIVEYSQQIAEKP, from the coding sequence ATGCTAACAACCTTATTAATCATTCCCCTGATCGGAGCCTTAATTGTCGGTTTTTTCCCAGGCAATTTAGAAGCTAAGAAATTACGTCAAATTACTGAAGTTTTTGCCGTTATCACCCTTTTTTGGTCACTATATTTACTCTCTCGATTTGATTTAAGTAATCCTCAGTTTCAATTCCAAGAATATTTCCCCTGGATTCCCCAACTAGGTTTAACCTATAGCCTGGGAGTAGATGGTCTTTCCTTACCGTTAATTATTCTCAATGGTCTGTTAACAGGGGTGGCGATTTACAGTATTGGCCCTAACTTAGATCGATCGCGGCTTTATTATGCCTTAATTTTATTTATCAATGCGGGTATTTCAGGGGCTTTAATGGCAGAAAATTTATTACTGTTCATTATTTTCTATGAACTAGAACTCATCCCTTTTTACCTGATGATTGCTATTTGGGGCGGCGAAAAACGAGGTTATGCTTCCATTAAGTTTTTACTTTATACCGCCATTTCTGGATTGCTAGTATTAGCTGCCTTTCTAGGCATTGGTCTGCTCGGTAATCAAGGTTTATTTGACTACGGTTCTATCTCCACAGGAGTTTTCTCTGAGCAAACTAAATATCTATTATTAATTCTGATTTTAGTGGGTTTTGGAATTAAGATTCCCCTCGTTCCTTTGCATACTTGGCTCCCTGATGCCTATACTGAAGCGTCTCCTGCCACTGCCATTTTATTGGGGGGAATTTTAGCCAAATTAGGAACCTATGGTGTGATTCGTTTTGGGTTACAACTGTTTCCTGAAACATGGGCAAGCCTCTCTCCCATTCTGGCCATTATTGGTACTATTACGGTTATGTATGGAGCTTTAGCGGCGATCGCTCAACGAGATATTAAACGCATGGTTGCCTACAGTTCCATCGGTCACATGGGTTATATCTTAGTAGCGGCGGCAGCCGGCACAGAATTAAGCGTACTAGGAGCCGTTGCTCAAATGATTAGTCACGGCTTAATTTTAGCCCTCCTATTTCACCTCGTTGGCATCGTTGAACGTAAGGCTGGAACCCGCGATTTAGATGTTTTAAATGGGCTAATGAATCCCATTCGAGGATTACCCTTAACCAGTGCTTTATTAATTACCGCAGGTATGGCCAGCGCAGGTATTCCAGGCTTAGTCGGATTTGTTTCTGAATTTATTGTTTTTCAGGGAAGTTTTACCGCTTTTCCTATCCCGACTTTATTGTGTATTTTGGCTTCAGGTTTAACAGCCGTTTATTTTGTTATCTTGCTAAACCGTACTTGCTTTGGCAAACTGGATAATAAATTGGCCTACTATCCTAAAGTTTTACCTTCAGAAAATATCCCCGCTTTAGTCTTAACCGCTATTATTTTCTTTCTTGGCATTCAACCCAACTTTTTAGTTAAATGGATTCAACCTACAACGGATCATTTAATTGCTCAAACTCCCATTGTTGAATATTCCCAACAAATTGCCGAAAAACCTTAA
- a CDS encoding CO2 hydration protein: MTATLIAPKIAPSKHPHADVIHRLEAGGSMLPDTPENLMQIIGIYKAYAVPMDFYWRDLLYIAEQVFLEPLPFFKYFLPQEYLDLENHYAGDNADLRIWRGRGTAHPELLEFMEKGKTRKMPKLFHHLWHDRINMEFAEACMQAMLWHGRDMGWGLFDGYLDSDEYKANADRAIKAYFKYNPPMLALYKLFPEMFLEQVRMMSYYSNLGLFWEVMAPVFFEMSDIYDEGGFKGVPDAMNFLVNGIFAIAGRPIYHRVNIRGEWFDIIPKSKGFTWLYEAALPYVEAVFYRTSPFRGTKSYNAQAKQVPENQKDFHYGILYADVFPVGTAGIPPTLLMDDMYHFLPDYLVKYYQEHCRGEEDVLIQLGITFQRSMYNVTSAVIQALRTALLYPLDDPNPRHLEKNRQFFEAQIDRFLRPEARLRDIQSPNYR; this comes from the coding sequence ATGACCGCCACCTTAATCGCTCCTAAAATTGCGCCATCTAAGCATCCCCACGCCGATGTGATTCATCGTCTCGAAGCAGGTGGATCAATGCTGCCTGATACCCCTGAAAACTTGATGCAAATTATCGGTATCTATAAAGCCTACGCGGTGCCGATGGACTTTTATTGGCGAGATTTATTGTATATTGCCGAGCAGGTTTTTCTGGAGCCTTTACCCTTTTTCAAATACTTTTTACCCCAGGAATATCTAGACTTAGAAAATCACTATGCCGGGGATAATGCCGATCTCAGAATTTGGCGAGGTCGGGGTACAGCCCATCCCGAATTATTAGAATTTATGGAAAAGGGGAAAACCCGAAAAATGCCCAAATTATTCCATCATTTATGGCACGATCGCATCAATATGGAATTTGCCGAAGCCTGTATGCAAGCGATGTTATGGCATGGTCGGGATATGGGCTGGGGATTATTTGATGGCTATTTAGATAGTGATGAATATAAAGCCAATGCGGATCGGGCGATTAAGGCTTATTTTAAATACAATCCGCCCATGTTAGCCCTCTATAAACTTTTTCCAGAAATGTTTTTAGAGCAAGTGCGAATGATGTCCTATTATTCCAATTTAGGATTATTTTGGGAAGTAATGGCTCCTGTCTTTTTTGAAATGTCGGATATTTACGATGAAGGCGGTTTTAAGGGCGTTCCTGATGCGATGAATTTCTTAGTTAATGGTATCTTTGCGATCGCGGGTCGTCCCATTTATCATCGTGTGAATATTCGCGGTGAATGGTTTGATATTATTCCCAAATCTAAGGGGTTTACCTGGCTCTATGAAGCGGCATTACCCTATGTGGAAGCGGTCTTTTATCGCACTTCACCTTTCCGAGGCACAAAATCCTATAATGCCCAGGCTAAACAGGTTCCTGAAAACCAAAAAGATTTTCACTATGGCATTTTATACGCCGATGTTTTTCCAGTAGGAACGGCAGGCATTCCACCCACTTTATTGATGGATGATATGTATCATTTTCTGCCCGATTATTTGGTTAAATATTATCAAGAACATTGTCGTGGAGAGGAAGATGTGCTGATTCAATTAGGGATTACCTTTCAGCGATCGATGTACAATGTTACTTCGGCAGTAATTCAAGCCTTACGAACGGCTTTGTTATATCCCTTAGATGATCCTAACCCCCGACATTTAGAGAAAAATCGTCAATTTTTTGAAGCGCAAATAGATCGTTTCCTCCGTCCCGAAGCCCGTTTACGGGATATTCAAAGTCCGAATTATCGTTAG
- a CDS encoding fasciclin domain-containing protein produces MPDIVDIAVSNEGFSTLVTAVKAANLVETLKSPGPFTVFAPTDDAFAKLPPGTITTLVQNIPQLTRILCFHVAPGKLMKADLEKLSSVTSVEGSPISLDFTEAFEVKNATVVAADIEADNGVIHVIDNVILMG; encoded by the coding sequence ATGCCTGATATTGTTGATATTGCTGTTAGTAACGAAGGATTTTCTACCCTAGTGACCGCCGTTAAAGCTGCCAACTTAGTCGAAACCTTAAAAAGTCCTGGCCCCTTTACCGTTTTTGCTCCGACCGATGATGCTTTTGCCAAACTTCCCCCTGGAACAATTACCACACTAGTACAAAATATCCCCCAATTAACTCGTATTTTATGTTTTCACGTTGCCCCAGGCAAATTAATGAAAGCTGATTTGGAAAAATTATCATCGGTAACATCTGTGGAAGGTTCACCCATTTCTCTAGATTTCACTGAAGCTTTTGAAGTCAAAAATGCCACTGTTGTTGCGGCGGATATTGAGGCAGATAATGGCGTTATCCATGTAATTGATAATGTTATTTTAATGGGTTAA